The following is a genomic window from Perognathus longimembris pacificus isolate PPM17 chromosome 20, ASM2315922v1, whole genome shotgun sequence.
atgactTGGGGAGGGCAAGAACTTCGAGCAGTGTGGCTAACCAGGAAGTCAGAGAAGACCTCACCCAGCAGGTCAAGGAGGAGAAAGacctccctgccacccccagaAGACATGGGGGACTGGAAGGATCTGACCCAGCCACAGAAGAATGGACACAGGGGGTGaaccatgccccccaccccccgtggcaATGACATGGACAGTGCTGTAGAGAGAATGGCTATACTGGGTGTATTGGGGCAAAGGTAGAGTAGAAGAGACAGAGCAGGAAGGAGCACAGGGGTCTCATTAGCCTTGGAATGAACACCTAAATTAGTAAGACCAGACATCTATGTGGTGCAGTGGTAAGATTGCTAAAGCAGAGACCTGTTCCTGGCAAGCTGTGATATCTCCGTTGTTGTATGACACTGGTCCATGCAGGAACTGGGAAATACACATAACAGTTAACAGTCACATACTTGTTTTTTAAGCGAAACAAAATAACACAGTCTGCTGTGAGAACCGCCTACTGTGAACAGTTTTGTGGAACATATCATATACTTCAGCTGGGTCACCGTAGATGAGTATGCATTTGAGGAAGGTGGAAAATGGTTTTTACTGCAAGGTCTCAGAAGCACAGGACAAGATGATTTGCAAATCCTCAATTTCTAAGGTTCTCAGCCACTTTGTTCTACCCTGTTTTAGATATGAGTTCTAGTATAACTCCAATCATGACTGAAATGTAGACATACAAGTAATTCAAAATTTAGCATTATCAAAAACAGTGCCTGCTAATTCACCTAAATGTAAAAGACGTCTTCAGGAAATAACTCCTGCCACCTATGTGGCTGAGTCACACCCACACCCAAGGCTTTCATTTTAATAGATGGCTGACATAGGTGCAATGTTTACATAAACTTTTCTATAAAATCTTAAGTTAGGAATATTATGCTCTACTTTTAAAAAGATCTGATGTCAACCTTTTTAGTATCTATACCAATGGCAATTCTACCAATCAACAGATTGTATGtacgagagaaagaaagagagataaacaGACAGGAACACTTTCCTGGAACTGGTGGCTTTTAACTACTTGTGGCTTCTGACCCAATACATCAGTATACGGCACACATGCATCTGCCTAAACCACTTTCCTAAGGAGGCCATCCATCCTCTCTAGGACTGGAGAACATGAAGAAGTATCACCCAAGAAACACGACTTACTTCCCTACTGGGGCAAGCCACTTTCCCAGAAGGGCAAGGGTGAACTTAAGAGCATAGGTAACAATACAAGTGAAAACAACATCATTAATGTTGGCCATGTGTGTGAGATGAGCCGACAGgctttagacaaaaaaaaaacaaaaaaaaaccatataaTGGTCTGGTAGGGGCTACTGGGAAGAAACCCAATCTCAGGACTAGAGACCATCATGCCCTGAGCTGGGTGAGAAAAAGCATATACACAAAACCCAACCACAAATAGGTGACTCAACTTGCTCACTTGCCAGACTTTTGTCTAAGATCAGAATAATTTCCAGCTTTTGGTCTGCTTGTTTTACCTGGTCTGTCCCCTAAACCACGCCCCCAGCATGCCTCAGTAAATACTTTCTTTCCTAACCCTTATGTGGATGCTAACTCAAGGTCAAGAGATTGCCCGGTGCTGGATTGTTACtggggctccatgaagatgccggGCCAGCAGCTAACTTACTGTCCACACAATGCTGGCCACTCCTTGTGCCCCCAAACACCTCCCACCACCAGACCCTCCAAATCCCTCTAAGGCTGCCCAGGCGCTGCccgggggtaggggtgggggtaggggtccTTTACAACCGGAAAGTCCTTTAGAGGTCATCCTATCTAGCCCCCCTGCTTTCACGGGGGAAATGGAGGGCTGCAGACTGCGGTGTCTGGCCAAGGTCACTTTGTGCCTGGGGAATCCAGGCTCTGGGGCCGGGGCTGTGTGCTTCTGCCCGGTACTGAAACGCCCCAGGCAAGCCAGTGGCGGGACCGGAGCCACCAAAGACCCAGCCGGAACCGGCGGCACCCCGGGACGAGCTGGAGAGGTGGTTGGAGAGGCCTGGCTCCCCGCAGGCCACCGGGAGACTCCCGCCCGGCCGGCCCGCTGCTCACCGCGTGCGTAGCGCCTGCCAGGCGGCGTCGATGTCGGCGTAGAGGTTCTTCTCCGAGGGCTTGCCCGAGCTGACGCCGTAGCCCGAGTAGTCGTAGGAGAAGATGTTGCAGTTGATGCGCGAGCCCAGGCCGATGTAGAAGCTGCACATCTGGCCCAGGTCCACGGCGTTGCCGTGGGAGAAGAGCAGCGTGTAGCGGCTGGCGGGCGCGCAGCGCACGAACATGCAGCCCAGCCGGTTGTCGCGGGCGGTGCGCGAGAAGAAGACCTCGACGGCGTCCAGCTCGCGCTGCGAGTACTGCCAGTCGGCGCGCTCGCTCAGGTGCAGGCTGCACGCGCCGGGCCCGGAACCCGGGCCCTcctcgggcggcggcggcgcaggCTGGgccgcggaggcggcggcggcggcggcggcggcggcggccggagcgggggccggggctgggcccgGGCCCGGCGCGCCCGGGCCGCGCTGCTCCGGCGCCAGCACGGTGTAGGTGGGCTCGGGCGGCAGGAAGGCCAGCTTGGCGGCGATGCGGCTGGGGCACGGCGGACAGCAGAAGAGCCAGCACAGCTCGCCCAGCGAGAAGCCGTTCATCCTGGGGCCCGGCTCGGGCATCGGGGCGGCCTGGGCCCGCCGGCGGCggcccggctggctggctggcccggagcggggcgcgcggcgcggcgcggggcgggcgggcgcgcggcggcgagcgcggagggcggcggcggcggcggcggcggcggcgcggcccgccgcggaggcggaggaggcggaggcggggcgggaAGGAGGCAATGCGGGGCGGGGCCGACGGGCCCAGACCCGTCAGCggcggccccgcggcccgggcGAGGCGGGAGCGGCTGCGGCCCGCGTGCTGCACACAAAGCCCGCGGCGGCGGCCATGGCTCgcgcgcgccgcccgccccgcacgCCCGGGGCCACTTCCGGATTCCCGCGGCGCCCCCGCGGGGCCGCGGCGCAGGCCGGGCGCCTGGGCggaggtggggcgggggtgggggtcctgggcGGCCTGCGGGGCGCGCGAGGCCCGCACCTGCCCCGGCGCGCGCCGCAGCCCCACGCGGGGACCCTGGGGGGCTCTCGACACCTCCTCCCGGAGAGAGAACCGGGGTGCGGGGCTCTGCACGTGGCGGGGTCACAGGGTTATACCGcctgcccctcctcaccccctttCCCGGGGATTCCTGTCCCCCAATCCAAGTTTCTGCCGGATGGACATGTGGGGAATTCCactaaagagaaaatgaatggaGGGGGAAGAGGGTTTAAAAGATCCCCACGGTGAGGGTGCCATCCGTCAACGTGCATTGTATTTATCAGatttgaaacccctttgaacaaccaCTTAAGGGTAATTTTAACCACTAAAGAACAGAAATATTCTGTTCTTAGTATCTGTGCTGCTTTTTTAACTGATCCAGAACCTTCACGTCGCAACAGCCACAGTGTGGTTCTTGGAAACGTTTACGAGTTGCGCGTTACACCTGTAACCAACCTACTTCTGTTCCATTGTTACCTTTCCAGGGGGCATGCCTGTACTTTTATTGTATCATCTCTATCTGTAAAATATGCTCGGCTATCATAACTGTATTCAGCAATAAATCATATAGAAGTTGTCGTTTCTGTGCCACACGAAGTAGATTTTCTGGTAGTAACTAGGAACTTGGTGTCTTTGCCATGTTTTGGTCTGGGTTTTTAAGTGAACTTAATCATGGGAGCCTTATAATGATTTTAATCTACTGAATCTTGGAAGTCACCTTTAAGTGAGCCTTCAAAATGCAATTCTCAGTGCCTTGAAATTGTGGGTGCCGGTGCCAAGTTCTCAGAGTCGCCATAACTCCTTTGCCCAACTGATTTGGCAGCTGGGTTTGCTTTCAGGAATTGACCGGTGATTTCCTCTGGGTGCCACCAGGGCAGCCAGAGGCTGGGAAGTTGGCAGTCGCTTTCCAAGCCTAGTGTGTGAACTCACAGATGGCCCAGGAAGAGTTCCACAGGAGTATGAGTCTGATTCTTCTCTGGGAAATGAATTGCCCAGTACTGACTCCAGTAACTTTCAGAACCTGGTTGTTAAAAACCATTTCCCCCCCAAACATTTTTAAGGTGACTTTGAATATCcaaacaccttaaaaaaaaaacctggtaaCAAAACCTGTTCATAGTACATATATGAAATCTGTTTTAAAGTTCACGCTTGACAAAACTCACTTGAAGCCAAATTTTAGCTTCGTGagaatgagttttcttttttcttaaaaagttttgcaagttgCTCCACACCGTTATTTTTTTGCTTGGATTCTTGGTTTCTTTTATTCAGAAGATATGGTAGAGCTACAAAAGATGTGTAAGACAGTCTTGGCTCTCTGATGCCTTACAAGTAATTAGGACACCAACAGAAGATGCAGTTTTGTGCGTGCCTTAAAAACGAGAGGTAAGAAGATGGTCTTAAATTCCCACTGAGTGGGattggtattttgttatggctcACTGGTCACACCTGAAGGAttgactcccccaccccaccctattGTCCCAGGGGCATACAGACACCAGATAAAACCTCCAGTAAGTGCGAACCTGCTTAATGTGCAGGCAGGGCACTTCACCTAAGCCCATCTGTAAACAATCCATTACTGGTCCAAGgacaagccaccaacttcctagacctagtggcactttcaataacctctgcttccttgctcagaccccttataagcctggtcccaaattcaccccatcccacaacctccaaacccgagGGAAGGTCTGTGTCCCTTGCTGTGTCTCCTTGCCTGTTGATGATTGAGTCCAGCctgttccttttccattctcctccattttcccaacaacaCCCAAGTGCTTTATTCCCTAATGCAGAGCAAGAATAGAGCTTCCAGAACCAAGGTAATAAAGTGTGTGAAACTGTTGTTTCAGACTCAGTGCCCCAAACTGTAAGGATTCCACATGTGAAGTGCGGGTTACTCACTTCTACATGCCAAAGAGACACcatgaaggaaagaggaaggagaggtatTGCATGGCACAGGCATGCTACTGGAGGAGAGAAGTgtatcttcagccatcttcccagcacaggcatgagctacaagttTAAATAgatgaagaagggagggagagagaggggtctGTCTTAGTtcttgtgtgggggtggggttccaGGAAAGTCCATACTGCTTTGCCACCAAGGGATGCAGCCTGGTCAGGGTAGCCATGTCACTGACACCTGACCCTTGGTCTAGTCCTTTCTGTATTGCAAGAAAGCTGTCAAGTGACTGTGCGAGAGAACGTTCCAGAGCAGAAACATCGGTGCAAAATGGAGACTGGGACTCCAAGATTTCCCCCCCGTTTTTAGTTAATTTGTGTGTCTCAGTACTGCGTCAGTGCTTTAGCACCTGTTACACAGTATCACATCTCTTGGCCAATCTTTTCTCAAATACCACTCCTTTCACCTTCCTTGGTAATAGTTGAATTGCAGTGTATAAGCCGGGCCTTTGAGGAGAGCCTCAAGTACATTTATTTTGTCCTGCAGGTTGAAGAGAAAGCTTTTGTTTTACAGGTGTTCTATTTGCAGTTTTTACATTGTTAGGAAAAATTTAAAGCTAGGTGTTCATCTATTtagtctctgtgtctgtccacGAAAGATTTTTGTGGAATGCAAATCATTATATTACCAACaaataaagaagcaaataaaaCCCTTTTATTTTCAGCCAGTTTCCAGGGTACAGAAGTAGATACAGGAGCACTAATTCCCCTGGAAAATAGGTTTATTTGTGTTTATACACATTGCTAATAATGAGACTCTAACATTATGGGACCCTGTGCCGTATCTCATAGCCACCAAGTCTCTCTCACCACGTGCAGCCATGTGCAGCTGAAAGAAAGACCGTGTGGCCACAGAGATGAGACACACTGCTTGGGTCTACAGGGTTCATTAGCACAGCACATCTGATCCCACATCTACAACCAGCTCAACAGTGTGGGGAACCTCGATGTTCAGCAGAGAGAATAAATTCGCCCTACAAAACACAAAGGTCAGGGATTGCAGGGGGTCCCCCTGACCATGAAGAATTCCTATGTGATTCTTCACAATTCTCCAATGTCGTGTAGAGTGAGGTCTAACTTTGAATTCAGGTCAACAGATATATTTATGAGGTACTACCATGAGTCAGTCACTGAGCTGACCTGGGGAACGTGACCGTACAAGTTCATGGTGTGGTCTTTTGCTTGGAATAGCTGCATCCTGCTAAACCAGCCAGGACTGATGAGCAAAGCAATATGCTGAGTAACTGACTGTTCAGGTTTCCTTGTTAATACCGTGCCTTTACATCTTCAATTTAGTCTTCCATGTTAGTCTTTTGAGTGTTGAGTTGCTCAAGATTGCCTAGATTTATAACCATCACTTAGGGGAGAGAATGATCTATATATATTGTTGACCATGAAAGAAGAGTATTcatactcaaaaataaaaactctggGTAAGATCTACTGtccttatttttccctttccatttgtTTAATCTGACAGTGGATGCTCTCAGAAGTCAGGAACCTTATTGTATCTATTATTATTTCCTATGACTAGGaaacattatttaaatattaattaaattgaTAAACAATAAGTGACTGATTTAGTGAATTCATCAAGATATCAAGCCTGTTCTTTCTGGTGTAGACAACAGTTTGCATTTGGGCTTTGAGGAAGATGGAAGTGTAAGGTCAGGCTGAAGGAGGGCCCTAGACACTCCAGGGCCTACTTTACTCCATTTCACCCTTCTCAGCatgttcacctttcctccctaATACCATCTCCCTCCCCCAAGGTATCCTGGGATACCAGGGAGGATAGAATCAACTATAAGCATCTTGTGACAAATGACAAAATTTCCCCTGAGGCAGACAGTCCTTCTGATCCTGACCCAACATCCTGGGATTCTGACATCAGAGCATCCTAGAGCAGTAATCACCTGGAGCACATCTTCGGCCAGAGCCAGCAAAGCATAAATACCAATAGATCAGTCCCTTTGCAGCCATCTTGGAATCTAGGAAGAACTAGTCCACCtgccagacaccagtgactcTGAGTGTAACAGGGCCTCATCTGCCCAGTCCTGAGACTGCCACCCACGGCCACATCATACACGAAGACTGAGACTGTGTATCCAAACTTCTCACCCCATCCCCATCTTTTCACCTACTTAAACCTAAAATATTCACCAGTATCCCGAAGGGGCACTGAGTCTCTTTGTCTTCCCAATGCCAACGGTGTCTCATTCACCAGTATTCATGTCTCTATTTGTGTCAGGACAAGTGGCTAAGCCTCATTCAGCTGGATCCCTGGAGCCAGGGCATTTCATCCAAAAATTCCTTCGTTTCAATGCCAGCATCACAAATCGTATCTCTGTGTGCTGTGGCTAGGTAACAtgtcaaacaaaaaagaagcagaaggaaaagaagaaagaagaagaggagcattggtggtatagtggtgagcatagctgccttccgagaaggaggaagaggaagaaagcactTAGGAATAGTGGTGTTCTTTTAGTCTTTAAGTATCATTAAGATATTTGGAAATTAAATTccaaagctgagtgtggtggtgcaaGTCCATCTTGCAATCCCagctctctggaggctgaggctggagcagaagatttgaggccagccttggctacatagcaagaccttgtctcaaaacaatcCCCCCAATAATATACATTTCTATTAACCTAAGAACAACTGTTCTAAGACCAATGTTATTGACAttgagttaaaaaacaacaactctaccAATACCTCCtgtaaatataaaaaagtaatttCAACAGAAAGTACAACAATGAATAACATAGACCATTGTCCAGCCTTGAAGACTCTTTGTGTCTCTATATCTCCCCACTTTCCACcctcttaaattttattattattatcattattattattattattattattattattattattattttggccagtcctggagcttggactcagggcctgagcactgtccctggcttctttttgctcaaggctagcactctgccacttgagccacagcgccacttctggctgttttctatatatgtggtgctgggaattgaacccagggcttcatgtatatgaggcaagcactcctgccactaggccatattcccagccccaccctttttttgggggggtggggttggtagtggggcttgcctgggtgctgtcgctgagcttttaaactcaggctagtgctctaccactactttgaatcacagtgccatttctagttttctggtagttcatggtagataaaagtctcacagcttctcctgcctaggctgtcttggaacctcaatcttcagatctcagcctcctgagtagctagggttacaggtgggaatCACCAGCACCCTGACTCCCTCCACCCTTTATAGAGCTCACAAGTTGGTTCTTGTTTTTTACATATCAACTTGACTGAGCTAAGGAAAGCTCCAATAGCTGGTAAAACATGATTTTTGCATGTGTCCGTGAGGATGTCAGATTAAAAATAATTAGCATTTGAATCAGTAGACTGAGAACAGAAGCTGTAGGCAGAATCATTGAATCATAGGCAGAACCATTGAATTAGTTAAAGGCTTGAAtagaacatcacacacacacacacacacacacacacacacacacacacacacacacttgcctggTCAACAGACTTGGGCCTCAGATTGAGTTACACCATGAACTCTGCTGGCCTGCAGACCTTTGAACTAAATGACACCAGTGGCTTGCTGACAACGGGTCATAAGATGTCCCAGCCTTCTTACCTGTGAGAGCCACACCCATAATATATCTCTTGTGCTCTGCCCAATATATCCTGACAATTCTGTTTCTTTTAAGAACATGGACTAAtgcacctttttttcttttctttctggcatGGCTTACttgcttcttctcttctctgttcCAGAATGACAAGCATGGTCTTTAGGGTGAGGACAACCCCAGTGGAGAAGCTCACCTGACAACTCTCCATTGCCACATCTCTCCTGACCTTTCTACTCCTTTTCTCCATGCTACTCATAAGCACTCACCCTTGTGCTTTTCAATCACATGACACTGTGTCATCGAGAGGAGGTAGCAGGCCCTCTCCTGACTACAGCACTTGGTTTCTCCAGcaccttttttttccttgcctcTGACCAGTCCCTCCTTGAGATAACACCCCAGAATGTTCTGCTGACCTTGGCCTCATGGTGTGTAATGCACAGGATGCTTTCGTTGGCTTCTTAATGTGAAACAGAGATTCGCCCCATGCTTGTGGTTCTTCTGCACCGGCCACCTTGCTCAGCTCTGCTTCAAACATCTGTTCTTTGTCATATAGATCAGCAAAGAGCTGGGATATTCAAGTCCCATCATATTCCTATGATTAAGTTTCCTAAAATGGGAAGCAGGTTGACTGGGAGAAGCCTCAGGTTTAGAGTGAGATCTAGATTTCAATACCAATTTTACAATGTTGGGCAAAACATACCTCCTCTGAATCTAAGGGTCTCCTTTCATAAAAGGGATGACATCTCTCAGGAGAAAATATCTTGTAAATCAATACGAGCTCAAGGATCATGAATGCAAACTCTCCAACCACTCTTAACTGAATTATAGTCCCTCATGAAAGGTTCATAAAGATCTGTCCTACCCTTTGGTTGGCCAAGCAGTGACCAAGAGCTGGGATTTGTACCCAGTCTGCCAGCTACAGACTGGCAGCCTGTCTGTACCTTGGTTTCTTTAGGGATCTGCTGAGAGGGAAGGAGATAACCTATGTACAATTTTCAACACCTGGCATGTGAATATAGTTGACAAGCATCCCCTACTATTCTCCTTGATAGCAGTGAGCTAGGACTGTGATCACTATGATCACTATTGATTAGTGATCAGAAACAGTGGAATCTTTGCCTATTTCCAGAAAATTCTGCAccattcattttgctttttgctcCATCTGCAAAGCAGAGTCTGGTGGCATGCAATAATGACAATACAAACACTGTCAATGACAGATACCAAAAGAAATGATTTGTGCATGGATATTAATAATAAATTTACATAGATTGACTTAATTTATCCTCACAGTAATCTCCATCATGTATGTACGATTGTTTTTCACTTTGTAGATGAAGAAAGTCACCATGAAACAAGTAACTGCTAAGGCCACATAACTAATCAATGGAAAGGCACGGATTCACCTTCACTCTTCAACACTACTTCATACTGACATTCACTGtgtactcaacaaatatttgtcaaTGAAGCATATCTTTGTGAATAAATCGTAAGTCACATCATGCCAATAAAATAATGATAGGCTACACAGGACTGAAAAGACTGCCAGATAGTGGTGGTTGTTTCCAAGATGGTTTTTGctaattccttccctccctcatgaAGCAGTTTATCCTATTCCTCCACTCCCTTAAAATTAGTGTTGCCTAGTCCTGCTTTGATTAAGACAGCTGGGTAGGATGGTTCTGGAAGAcatctacatttatttttattttttattttttggccagtcctgggccttgaacactgggcctgagcactgtctgtggcttctttattatgctcaaggctagcactctgccagttgagccacagcaccacttctggccgttttctatatatgtggtgctgaggattcgaacccaaggcttcatgtatatgaggcaagcactcttgccactaggccatattcccagccccaaattctaCATTTAGATCTTAGGGAAATTTGTAGTTTCCCTTTGATTCTCGTGAAGGGCTTCCTTTGGAGAAAGGCAGCTTACATGTCATGAGGAAACTCAAGCTATCCAAATGCAAGGTCTAAACCAAGCCTCAGATCTTCAGTTGTTCCAGCTCAGACAATGGACATTTGAGTGAAGAAGCCTCAGGAAATATCAGTCTCAGCTACTATTGACAGCAACCTTGTGAGGGAGGGGCTTGGAGTGAGAATGGCTAGCTGAGCCAACCCACAGAACCATGAGAAACAGTAATCAACTGTCTATGCCACCAAGCTTTGGAGTCGTTTCTTATGTAACAGTAGAAAactggattattttttaaattgctgattttaatttttttataagttatttattaattaaacaaatttttttgacaaggtgttgtgcaaaaggggtacagttacatagtagggcagtgtgtatatttcttgtgatatcttacaccctgtttttctttcccttccataggtcaagtagacatatatatatatatatatatatatatatatatatatatatatatatatatatataacacagtgtaccaagaacatatacagtagccacgtggcctacaccaaaggaaattcacctagggctttaaatgtaatgtcggcaatagggtttgcttatccttgtcttatatgaacgtacatacataacttttgagctattgtgatatactgagaagtctatttttgacctttatatgttgagtaattgtttggttttagttacataatatagggtcgctgacccaaacctgtgggaaatagaatttgacaagaagtttttggtttcgcagacctggtctttattgtctcccccttcccccaccttaacagtcatatatcaaggagatcatgcccctttgtttactgtgttctaggcttgtctcactcaacattatttgttcaagttctgaccatttctctgcaaataacaatatttcaccatttctaatcgctatgtagtattacattgtatataggtaccatattttttggatccattcatctgtggaggggcatctgggttgttttcatattttggctattgtgaattgtgcagcgataaacatggaagtgcagatatctttttgctatcttgggacctgttgttcaggatagatgcctaggagtggtatggctgggtcatagggtaggtctatgttgagctttttgaggaacctagatactgttctccaaagtggttgtactaatttgcactcccaccaacaatggagaagggtttctctttcctcgcaccccctccagcatttgttgttgcctgagttcagagtataggccactctaattggagtgaggtggtatctcagggttgtttttatttgcatttcctttactgccagggatgttgaacatttcctcatttctttgccatttttatctcttctcttgtgaagtctctctttagcccctttgcccatttcctaattggtttactgggcttggagggtcttagttttttgagttctctgtagatgacagatattaggcctttgtctgttgctgtgctggtaaagatcctttcccataaggttggctgtctttcgagtttggtggctatgtccttagctgtgcagaaactttctaatttgtagtagtcccatttgtcgagtctctcccctatcttttgtgcccctgggactatattcaggaagttccttcctgtgcctatgtTGTGCCAAAtcgcgagatgaccaccaagaaggccaccaagactcagacattccgaaatgcaaaagcaaggcaaggctttattcaagcgagctgcaactcgggcctcgtcctacccaccgacacagcagaggttaggagggagccccgagctgtgattacacagggcttataaaggcaaaaaacaaagttacaacaatcaggtgttcaagcaagcaagattaggacacaggtacaaatctgattggctcagggctcgaggtactctgggggcagtcagagttaagcattcccagtggttagagttctagaccaactgggccctaatgggcttgtcctgggtttgctcacagggcctgcttatctcaggttcacgtggtaaagtggggtttgcatggtaaagtggggcctgacttcaaagtctggcacttcatttccccctttttctctttggtaccttgggagccaatcatagCTCCAttgtgtccatttcaatggcttgcatgtctaggggatgatatagagataaggcatgggccagtagggcccaaagtagtaaccaaaaacaactctggtcccttggttttcggggggggggggggggctgatgggtgaagatcatccatcttctgtagcttcttcaggctgactgaggggcattgaccttacctagccaggaacctatagtcTTAGTCTCcttcaccaagggactgcaggattaccgcaaactgaaaattaactttcagctatacagacttaccattagctgtatagtgtttagtatccaaatgtaagcaacaaaataatacataaacttctcacctgtgctctaagggtcgggtggctatacctgtatccctgagcaagcccaaaactacctaaaataagggggtcacctcactttggagtgagctgccaaaataacatcaacactagccagggtagaaagcaaaaagaaaattataacaatgttcagtttaactttcttttcttgaggcgaaggcgaagcggctgagtcaggtgcttggagacctcccatgtttcACCACGGTAGCcgttgtccagggcaaaggggtcagctagcctggcttgggagcaatggacccaagtgg
Proteins encoded in this region:
- the Abhd17c gene encoding alpha/beta hydrolase domain-containing protein 17C; translated protein: MPEPGPRMNGFSLGELCWLFCCPPCPSRIAAKLAFLPPEPTYTVLAPEQRGPGAPGPGPAPAPAPAAAAAAAAAASAAQPAPPPPEEGPGSGPGACSLHLSERADWQYSQRELDAVEVFFSRTARDNRLGCMFVRCAPASRYTLLFSHGNAVDLGQMCSFYIGLGSRINCNIFSYDYSGYGVSSGKPSEKNLYADIDAAWQALRTRYGVSPENIILYGQSIGTVPTVDLASRYECAAVILHSPLMSGLRVAFPDTRKTYCFDAFPSIDKISKVTSPVLVIHGTEDEVIDFSHGLAMYERCPRAVEPLWVEGAGHNDIELYAQYLERLKQFISHELPNS